The proteins below come from a single Corynebacterium cystitidis genomic window:
- a CDS encoding IS630 family transposase, producing the protein MSHAAAALEVTEQQRQGLEEIASSPSRPYREVIRAKALLAACDGVANLEIARRCDVSAVTVRAWRRHFQQHGLNNFGAVAPGRGRKPTYSNEDYISMLEMLFNSEPPGGDSRWSVRTMAAACGMSKSTVAKIWKSLGIAPHRTDIFKLSNDPEFTEKLVDIVGLYLNPPEKAVVLCVDEKSSIQARVSSCLCVGLIL; encoded by the coding sequence ATGTCACATGCTGCTGCCGCGCTTGAGGTTACTGAACAGCAACGTCAGGGTTTAGAGGAAATCGCGTCATCTCCGTCTCGTCCGTATCGGGAGGTGATTCGTGCTAAAGCCTTGCTTGCTGCCTGTGATGGGGTGGCTAATCTTGAGATTGCCAGGCGGTGTGATGTCTCGGCGGTCACTGTTAGGGCGTGGCGTCGGCATTTCCAGCAGCACGGTTTAAATAACTTCGGTGCGGTAGCACCTGGCCGGGGACGGAAACCGACCTATAGTAACGAGGACTATATCTCCATGCTGGAGATGCTGTTTAACTCAGAACCACCGGGTGGTGATAGCCGGTGGAGTGTGCGAACCATGGCTGCTGCCTGCGGGATGAGTAAGTCAACAGTGGCGAAGATCTGGAAATCCTTAGGTATTGCACCGCATCGTACCGATATATTTAAACTGTCGAATGACCCGGAGTTTACAGAGAAACTCGTCGATATCGTAGGTCTTTATCTTAATCCCCCAGAAAAAGCTGTCGTGTTGTGTGTGGATGAAAAATCCTCTATCCAGGCGAGGGTGTCAAGTTGTTTGTGTGTGGGGTTGATTTTATAG
- a CDS encoding DUF2326 domain-containing protein codes for MREISDRKSELKAEETSLSSRTEQDIQERFPRRKQIVARFGEIIEKLYGEAANLMISSGKSGPQFEVELPKTGSGGVQLMAIFAYDIAISEDLAKRNAGPGFLIHDSGMFADVDERQTAIALEVAYSSAKAFGYQHIITMNSDNVPVEDFEDIEFFEDSIVLYLRDGDDSGRLLGQRI; via the coding sequence TTGCGTGAAATTAGTGATAGGAAATCAGAACTCAAAGCTGAAGAAACAAGCTTGTCTTCCCGCACTGAGCAAGATATTCAAGAGAGGTTCCCGAGGAGAAAGCAGATCGTAGCGCGATTTGGAGAAATTATCGAGAAATTGTACGGGGAAGCAGCAAATTTGATGATTTCGTCCGGAAAAAGTGGACCGCAATTTGAAGTAGAGCTCCCGAAGACTGGCTCTGGTGGAGTCCAACTAATGGCCATCTTTGCCTACGACATAGCAATTAGTGAAGATTTGGCAAAAAGAAACGCTGGACCAGGTTTTCTAATTCACGATAGTGGTATGTTCGCCGATGTCGATGAGCGGCAAACAGCTATCGCTCTCGAAGTCGCCTATTCATCAGCAAAAGCTTTTGGATACCAGCATATAATAACAATGAACAGCGATAATGTACCTGTGGAAGACTTTGAAGATATTGAATTTTTTGAGGATTCGATCGTACTCTACCTTAGGGACGGAGATGACTCTGGGCGGCTTTTGGGTCAAAGGATTTAG
- a CDS encoding IS256 family transposase — MTRRDPEDKARIDAIEEKLLANPEVAKIIKELATSTTDANELVRGMLQASLSAALQAEMDVHLGYQSGDRAAKNAARADNHRNGSYPKTVDSNYGPVTIDVPRDRQGTFVPTMVPKGVRRLTDVDDMIVSLYAGGMTIRDIQHHLATALKIDVSHETISAVTDAVLDEVLQWQSRQLDEFYPVVFLDALRIKVRDGGRVVNKSAYLAIGVDMDGIKHILGIWIAKEEGASFWAQVCSHLANRGVKDVFIVCCDGLKGLPEAVEATWPNSMVQTCIVHLIRAANRWVAYGDRKAVSAALKQIYTAADEDQAAQALEHFAATELGQKYPQSVKVWRDAWDRFIPFLQFPPAARKVIYTTNSIESFNNQLRKATRNRVQFTNDESAVKTLWLMICNIEDRRAAKRAKEGKKVAATAGRLIEGARVAGWKQAINQMSVAYPDRFQNYL; from the coding sequence ATGACGCGACGTGATCCAGAGGATAAAGCTCGGATTGATGCTATTGAGGAGAAACTGCTTGCCAATCCTGAGGTAGCTAAAATCATCAAGGAGCTTGCAACCTCTACTACGGATGCCAATGAACTGGTCAGGGGCATGCTGCAAGCCTCGCTATCGGCAGCATTGCAGGCGGAAATGGATGTCCACCTCGGCTATCAGTCTGGTGACAGGGCAGCCAAAAACGCTGCTCGGGCTGATAACCACCGCAATGGCAGCTATCCAAAGACCGTGGATTCTAACTATGGGCCTGTCACCATTGATGTGCCCCGTGATCGGCAGGGGACGTTTGTTCCGACGATGGTGCCTAAAGGAGTACGTCGCCTGACCGATGTCGATGACATGATCGTTAGTTTGTATGCCGGTGGGATGACCATCCGTGATATCCAACACCACCTAGCCACAGCCTTGAAGATCGATGTGTCGCATGAGACGATCTCTGCGGTTACTGATGCAGTGCTCGACGAAGTACTGCAGTGGCAAAGCCGCCAGCTAGATGAGTTCTACCCCGTGGTGTTCCTCGATGCACTGCGTATCAAAGTCCGTGATGGTGGGCGAGTGGTCAACAAGTCTGCTTATCTGGCTATCGGGGTGGATATGGACGGTATTAAGCACATCCTGGGTATTTGGATTGCCAAAGAAGAAGGAGCCTCGTTCTGGGCACAGGTCTGTTCCCACCTGGCTAACCGGGGTGTTAAAGACGTTTTCATCGTGTGCTGTGATGGGTTGAAAGGCCTGCCAGAAGCAGTCGAAGCGACCTGGCCGAACTCGATGGTTCAAACCTGTATCGTCCACCTGATCAGGGCAGCCAACCGGTGGGTTGCGTACGGGGACCGTAAAGCAGTATCAGCGGCTTTAAAGCAGATCTACACCGCTGCTGATGAGGACCAGGCAGCGCAAGCGTTAGAACACTTTGCTGCAACTGAGCTGGGGCAGAAATATCCGCAATCAGTGAAAGTGTGGCGCGATGCGTGGGATCGGTTTATACCGTTTCTACAGTTCCCGCCAGCAGCGAGGAAGGTGATCTACACGACGAATTCGATTGAATCGTTTAACAATCAACTACGTAAAGCCACCCGTAATAGGGTGCAGTTCACTAACGATGAATCCGCAGTCAAGACGCTGTGGTTGATGATCTGCAATATCGAAGATCGCCGTGCCGCCAAACGAGCCAAAGAAGGCAAAAAGGTTGCTGCCACAGCCGGACGCCTCATAGAAGGTGCACGCGTGGCAGGGTGGAAACAAGCCATCAACCAAATGTCCGTAGCCTACCCCGACCGCTTCCAAAACTACCTATAA
- a CDS encoding SGNH/GDSL hydrolase family protein, whose amino-acid sequence MFFFSNFFRRIRTYVVTATFTVASILSSLIPGIPSPTLPTPPVTTTTSPTSPTTPSTEPSEPSEPTPEPSEPTPEPSEPTPEPSEPSEPTTPAEPTGVINYVSLGDSYAAMGSFNVGHDGPSYCYRSLDNYGQVILNGEKIVGTDVSCSGAEADSIYGHQWVPRAGAMLPPQVDALSEDTQLVSVTVGANDLGQYDFGQCVIGAVREQKVSDCAPQFEDKIWTEMDNLPSELDKAYAAIREAAPNAHIVTGGYMPILTENDQCRETALVGQADRQLTIDMITELNKVVEAAANRNGATYVMPEGAENHTACAAPSERWVEFLGYPTSTYPMHPTKIGHRKMAEAMLEAAEQFEY is encoded by the coding sequence ATGTTCTTCTTCAGTAACTTCTTCAGGCGGATCAGGACTTACGTCGTAACCGCCACTTTTACCGTCGCATCCATCCTCTCATCCCTTATCCCTGGTATTCCGTCGCCGACCTTGCCAACCCCGCCGGTCACGACGACTACCTCCCCCACATCCCCGACCACCCCCTCGACAGAGCCTTCTGAGCCCTCTGAGCCAACCCCGGAGCCCTCTGAGCCCACCCCCGAGCCCTCTGAGCCAACCCCCGAACCGTCTGAGCCGTCTGAGCCGACCACCCCGGCTGAACCGACTGGCGTAATTAATTACGTCAGTCTGGGTGATTCCTACGCGGCCATGGGTTCTTTCAATGTCGGTCATGACGGCCCGTCCTACTGTTACCGTTCCCTCGACAACTACGGCCAGGTTATTCTGAATGGTGAGAAGATCGTAGGTACCGATGTCTCCTGCTCCGGCGCAGAAGCAGACAGTATCTACGGCCATCAGTGGGTTCCAAGAGCAGGTGCAATGCTTCCCCCGCAGGTTGATGCGCTGTCTGAGGACACCCAGCTTGTCTCCGTTACCGTTGGTGCCAATGACCTTGGTCAGTATGATTTCGGCCAGTGTGTTATCGGCGCTGTCCGCGAACAGAAAGTCAGTGACTGTGCTCCACAGTTTGAGGATAAGATCTGGACTGAGATGGACAACCTGCCAAGCGAGCTGGACAAGGCTTACGCTGCAATCCGCGAGGCTGCCCCGAATGCACACATCGTCACTGGTGGCTATATGCCGATCCTCACCGAGAATGACCAGTGCCGCGAGACCGCGTTGGTCGGTCAAGCTGATAGGCAGCTGACTATCGACATGATCACCGAGTTAAACAAGGTCGTCGAAGCTGCAGCTAACCGCAACGGCGCAACCTATGTCATGCCAGAAGGTGCCGAGAACCACACCGCATGTGCAGCCCCGTCGGAGCGCTGGGTTGAGTTCCTCGGTTACCCGACCTCCACTTACCCGATGCACCCGACTAAGATCGGTCACCGCAAGATGGCTGAAGCCATGCTCGAGGCTGCTGAACAGTTCGAATACTAA
- a CDS encoding ATP-binding protein, with the protein MSEEELKEQFSRAKIATAGARALEMLADPAYDHFSFYDFLCEMMLAQDTNRKANATRKAIAGAHFANPNISIEHINPNPETGLSAQRLARLKDSEWIIGPNTQNLIIIGPTGSGTSYLAQAIGVNACINQLKVRYWRLAELARHFDALRDNTFALDSLTQQLAKYHLLIIDDFYTTEISRHASSLLFSLMDAREGQATVIVSQLEPQDWMKQIPNQVTAESLINRILHPSMVIRLDGKTNLRAQHNPSEAI; encoded by the coding sequence ATGAGCGAAGAAGAACTCAAAGAACAGTTCTCACGTGCCAAAATCGCTACCGCAGGTGCCCGAGCTCTGGAAATGCTGGCCGATCCAGCCTACGATCACTTCAGCTTCTACGACTTTTTGTGCGAGATGATGCTCGCCCAAGACACCAACCGTAAAGCAAACGCCACCCGCAAAGCGATCGCAGGCGCACACTTTGCTAACCCCAACATATCCATCGAACACATCAACCCGAACCCCGAGACAGGGCTATCAGCCCAGCGTCTAGCCCGGCTAAAAGACAGTGAATGGATCATCGGGCCAAACACCCAAAACCTGATCATCATCGGCCCTACCGGCAGCGGAACAAGCTACCTCGCGCAAGCCATCGGTGTCAACGCCTGCATCAACCAGCTGAAAGTACGTTACTGGCGCTTAGCCGAACTCGCTCGCCACTTCGATGCCCTACGTGATAACACCTTTGCCCTGGACAGTCTGACGCAACAGCTCGCCAAATACCATCTGCTGATCATCGATGATTTCTACACCACAGAAATCTCGCGACATGCCAGCAGCCTGCTATTTAGCCTCATGGACGCACGAGAAGGCCAAGCAACCGTCATTGTCTCACAACTAGAACCCCAAGATTGGATGAAACAAATACCCAACCAAGTCACAGCGGAATCACTCATCAACCGCATCCTGCACCCATCCATGGTCATCCGACTCGACGGAAAAACCAACCTACGGGCACAACATAACCCGTCTGAAGCAATCTAA